The following DNA comes from Nicotiana sylvestris chromosome 10, ASM39365v2, whole genome shotgun sequence.
CTTCGGGGCCATATCCTCGGGAACCACATCTTTGGAAGCCACATCCTCGGGGGCTGCATCATCGGGAGCCACATCTTCGGGAATCTCCTCCTCGGGGACTTCGTCCTCATCTCCTCCGCTCTCGGAGCCACTAGCGGTATCCTCGTCATCGGAGAGCAAAGTGGCAGCCTCTTCCTCCAAAGTTTTTGCTTTTTCAATATCAGCTGAGAGGTCAAAGCCATGAGCGTGCACCTCCTCGAGAGTTTCTCTCTGGGATTGTTGTCTGGCGTGGTCGAAAGCACATAATAACTTAACTTCAGCCGCAATGGAGATCTCCTATTCCCGAGTGTTAGCAGCTTCGGCGTCAGCTCGGTACGAGGACACAAATGCCTCTGCCTCAGATTTGGCCTTCGCAACCTCAGCAGCTGATTTAGCTTCGAGCTCCTCGATTTTGCGGCTCCGGGCCAAGGTTTCCTCCTTTGCACTTTGAAGCTGGCGTTCAATTGAAGTTAGTTGTTCCCAAAGTGTATCTTTCTCTGAGGCGAGATGGTCCATGCGTTGCTTCCACCCTAGTGTCTCGGTCTCTTTCATCTTGAGCTCATCTCGAAGCTGCTCCACCAGCTCGCCTTTCTGCTGGGCCTACAAAGTTGAAGTGTTAGTCgccaaatcaaataaatgcataacAGATCCTCAAAGGCTATATTACCTTTTCAATAAGCACGGCTTGTTCTTGACGAGCCTTCACCAACTCGACTCGGAGATCCCTGACCTCCTCCTCTTCCTGTACATAAAGGCGCTTAAGGCCATCCCTCTCTTTCACCAGTTTCTTGAGTTCGGCTTCGCATCGGGCAAGCTCAGCTCGAGATTTGGAAAATGCTTGTTGGTGAAGCGACACAGCCTTCACATAAAGAAAAGGAGTTAGACTTAGAAAGATGATAATTAAACTTGAGCATAATTATGACGACAAAATACTTACTTGTTTGAGAAGCCTTTGTGACTCATCAAAAATAAACGAAGCGTCAAGATCGGGACCATCTTCGATCCTCGCAAGGCACTCCCAAAAAATATCACTTCCTTCATGGGTTGTTCCCACATCAGGAGTCCTCATGGACCGGGCATCTTGGAATTGCCCTTCGGGGAATAACGGGCTCGGCATCGAGTCATCTACATTGATTATCCCAAGTGATTCACTTGGGATATTATCCTATCTTTGGAGGGCCTCGGAATTAGGATTAACTTTTGAGTTCAaagattaaaagttaaggacatgagtccttaagtttgacatacaaattcaaaatttaaggacatgtcgtccttaacttatagtttcaagttcaaaattcTTAACTTTGAAttacacgttcaaaagttaaggaccgacagtccttaactttgagttcaaagttcaaaacttaaggactctATGTCCTCAACTttacaaaagttaaggacaggagtccttaagtttgacatGCAGGTTCAAAAGATAAGGAcatacagtccttaacttatagtttcaagttcaaaacttaaggacatg
Coding sequences within:
- the LOC138879632 gene encoding uncharacterized protein, whose protein sequence is MRTPDVGTTHEGSDIFWECLARIEDGPDLDASFIFDESQRLLKQAVSLHQQAFSKSRAELARCEAELKKLVKERDGLKRLYVQEEEEVRDLRVELVKARQEQAVLIEKAQQKGELVEQLRDELKMKETETLGWKQRMDHLASEKDTLWEQLTSIERQLQSAKEETLARSRKIEELEAKSAAEVAKAKSEAERETLEEVHAHGFDLSADIEKAKTLEEEAATLLSDDEDTASGSESGGDEDEVPEEEIPEDVAPDDAAPEDVASKDVVPEDMAPK